In one window of Nakamurella sp. PAMC28650 DNA:
- a CDS encoding acyl-CoA carboxylase subunit beta, with the protein MTAEQPAQAAGPGPRKLDFREPEVRLAKLLDPETVVPLHATDTSGVSVVRGRIDGSKVIAYCTDATRMGGAMGSAGCRHIVDAIDAAIRERIPVIGIWHSGGARLAEGVEALDGVGQVFAAMVRASGRVPQISVVLGPAAGGAAYGPALTDVVIMSPEGRVFVTGPDVVRSVTGEQVDMEALGGPSAHGRKSGVVHIVSDSEEDAYVRARRVFALFSRPGIAGVAGMADDPELGNVLPEQRNRAYNVRPVIDRILDEPMEELQAKWAPNIVIGLGRLAGRSVGVVANNPIRLGGCLDSTSAEKASRFVRMCDAFGIPLLVIVDVPGYLPGVGQEWDGVVRRGAKLLHAFAEAVVPRVTLVTRKAYGGAYIAMNSKALGATAVFAWPDAEIAVMGAKAAVGILHKRKLAAAPDDEREALHAALAIEHEKVAGGVNRAIELGVVDEVITPAETRRRVAEALASAPAGRGAHSNIPL; encoded by the coding sequence ATGACCGCTGAACAGCCGGCCCAGGCGGCCGGGCCCGGCCCGCGAAAGCTCGACTTCCGCGAGCCCGAGGTCAGGTTGGCCAAGTTGCTCGACCCGGAGACGGTGGTCCCGCTGCATGCCACCGACACCTCCGGTGTCTCGGTCGTCCGGGGGCGGATCGACGGGTCCAAGGTGATCGCCTACTGCACAGACGCCACCCGGATGGGCGGGGCCATGGGCTCGGCCGGTTGCCGTCACATCGTGGACGCCATCGACGCTGCGATCCGGGAACGCATCCCGGTGATCGGCATCTGGCACTCCGGCGGCGCGCGCCTGGCCGAGGGTGTAGAGGCGCTGGACGGTGTCGGGCAGGTGTTCGCGGCGATGGTCAGGGCCTCGGGTCGCGTCCCGCAGATCTCGGTGGTCCTCGGCCCGGCCGCCGGGGGTGCGGCCTACGGTCCGGCGCTGACCGATGTCGTCATCATGTCGCCCGAAGGCAGGGTGTTCGTGACCGGGCCTGACGTGGTCCGGTCGGTGACCGGCGAGCAGGTCGACATGGAAGCGCTCGGCGGACCGTCTGCGCACGGCCGCAAATCCGGTGTGGTGCACATCGTGTCGGATTCGGAGGAGGACGCCTACGTCCGCGCCCGCCGCGTCTTCGCGCTGTTCTCGCGGCCGGGGATCGCGGGCGTCGCCGGCATGGCCGACGATCCGGAACTGGGCAACGTGCTGCCCGAGCAGCGCAACCGGGCCTACAACGTCCGGCCGGTGATCGACCGCATCCTGGACGAGCCGATGGAGGAGCTCCAGGCCAAGTGGGCGCCGAACATCGTCATCGGGCTGGGTCGGCTGGCCGGTCGCAGCGTCGGGGTGGTGGCGAACAATCCGATTCGCCTTGGCGGCTGCCTGGACTCCACCTCGGCCGAGAAGGCCTCACGGTTCGTCCGGATGTGTGACGCCTTCGGCATCCCCCTGCTGGTCATCGTCGACGTCCCCGGGTATCTGCCGGGTGTCGGACAGGAGTGGGACGGCGTCGTGCGGCGGGGGGCGAAGCTGTTGCACGCCTTCGCTGAGGCAGTGGTCCCCCGCGTCACCCTGGTCACCAGGAAGGCGTACGGCGGGGCCTACATCGCGATGAACTCCAAAGCCCTCGGCGCGACGGCGGTCTTCGCGTGGCCCGATGCCGAGATCGCGGTGATGGGGGCGAAGGCCGCCGTCGGGATCCTGCACAAGCGCAAGCTGGCCGCCGCTCCGGACGACGAGCGCGAGGCTCTGCACGCGGCGCTGGCGATCGAGCACGAGAAGGTCGCGGGCGGTGTCAATCGCGCAATCGAACTCGGTGTCGTCGACGAGGTCATCACGCCGGCCGAGACCCGCCGTCGCGTCGCAGAGGCGCTCGCCTCCGCACCGGCCGGCCGCGGAGCGCACAGCAACATCCCGCTGTAG
- a CDS encoding ACP S-malonyltransferase gives MLAIVAPGQGAQKPGMLIPWLEVPGLSPLAATFAEAAGIDLPRLGTTAGAEEIKDTAVTQPLVVASALLAAAVLPLPQDFACAGHSVGELAAAALAGIIDPKTAVRAAGIRGAAMGLACALAPTSMSAVLGGDSDVVLAALDALDLVGANVNGGGQIVAAGTTDALAALAADPPAGARIIPLPVAGAFHTRYMAPAQQAVEDFLRGVTAVDPTRPLLTNSDGSVVPTGRAYLDLLSAQVTRPVRWDACMAMLSRLGVTGVLELPPAGTLVGLVKRDLKGVATLALKSPDDLDKAAAFIAEHSTAAPTSTASPSSPVRSQV, from the coding sequence GTGCTGGCCATCGTCGCCCCTGGACAGGGAGCTCAGAAGCCCGGAATGTTGATTCCCTGGCTGGAGGTTCCCGGGCTCTCCCCATTGGCGGCGACGTTCGCCGAGGCGGCCGGCATCGACCTGCCGCGCCTCGGCACCACAGCTGGCGCCGAGGAGATCAAGGACACCGCGGTGACGCAGCCGCTGGTCGTCGCCTCCGCCCTGCTGGCCGCGGCCGTCCTGCCACTTCCGCAGGACTTCGCCTGCGCCGGACATTCGGTCGGCGAACTCGCCGCCGCGGCCCTGGCCGGCATCATCGACCCGAAGACCGCGGTCAGGGCCGCCGGCATCCGCGGTGCCGCCATGGGCCTGGCCTGCGCCCTGGCCCCGACGTCGATGTCCGCCGTCCTCGGCGGCGACAGCGACGTCGTCCTCGCCGCGCTCGACGCGCTGGACCTGGTGGGCGCCAACGTCAACGGCGGCGGTCAGATCGTGGCCGCCGGTACCACCGACGCCCTTGCCGCGCTCGCCGCGGATCCGCCCGCCGGGGCACGGATCATCCCGCTACCGGTGGCCGGGGCGTTCCACACCCGCTACATGGCGCCGGCGCAACAGGCGGTGGAGGACTTCCTGCGGGGTGTCACCGCGGTCGATCCGACCAGGCCGTTGCTGACGAACTCCGACGGGTCCGTCGTCCCCACCGGCCGCGCCTACCTGGATCTGCTGTCGGCCCAGGTGACCCGCCCGGTGCGCTGGGATGCCTGCATGGCCATGCTGTCCCGGCTCGGGGTGACGGGCGTGCTGGAGCTTCCCCCGGCCGGCACCCTGGTCGGGCTGGTCAAACGGGACCTGAAGGGGGTGGCCACGCTGGCCCTGAAGAGCCCCGATGACCTCGACAAGGCCGCGGCCTTCATCGCCGAACACAGCACGGCAGCACCGACCAGCACCGCATCACCGTCGAGTCCAGTGAGGTCCCAGGTATGA
- a CDS encoding beta-ketoacyl-ACP synthase III — MSAVQISHPATRNGSKIVGLGHFRPEQIVTNDDLSKIMETNDEWIQSRVGIAERHVAGDQDTVASMGAIAGGKALADAGLEPSDIDTVIVATCTTESQVPHTSTQIALALDISAPGSFDLNAACAGFCYALAAADHAIRAGSARNVLVVGSEKLTAWTDPVDRATAIIFADGAGAAVVSASDEPGIGPVAWGSDEHQTRAIRIESRDASFIQEGQAVFRWATTAIAPVAIRAVELAGLQLSDIDVLVTHQANLRIVESIAKKLVAAGANPQMRVAKDIVTSGNTSSASIPIALDRMRQAGHVSPGEIVLAVGFGAGLTYAGQVFRCP; from the coding sequence ATGAGCGCGGTCCAGATTTCCCACCCGGCCACGAGGAACGGGTCGAAGATCGTCGGCCTCGGGCACTTCCGGCCGGAGCAGATCGTCACCAACGACGACCTGTCCAAGATCATGGAGACCAACGACGAGTGGATCCAGAGTCGCGTCGGCATCGCCGAGCGGCACGTCGCGGGCGATCAGGACACCGTCGCCTCGATGGGCGCCATCGCCGGCGGGAAGGCGCTGGCCGACGCGGGTCTCGAGCCGTCGGACATCGACACCGTCATCGTCGCGACCTGCACCACCGAGTCCCAGGTGCCGCACACGTCCACCCAGATCGCCCTGGCGCTGGACATCTCCGCTCCCGGCTCGTTCGACCTGAACGCGGCCTGCGCCGGGTTCTGCTACGCACTGGCCGCAGCCGACCACGCCATCCGGGCCGGCAGTGCCAGGAACGTCCTGGTGGTCGGCTCCGAGAAGCTCACCGCCTGGACCGATCCGGTCGACCGCGCGACGGCCATCATCTTCGCCGACGGCGCCGGAGCGGCCGTGGTCTCGGCGTCGGACGAACCGGGTATCGGCCCGGTCGCCTGGGGAAGCGACGAGCACCAGACCAGGGCCATCCGGATCGAGTCCCGTGATGCGAGCTTCATCCAGGAGGGCCAGGCGGTGTTCCGCTGGGCCACCACGGCCATCGCGCCGGTCGCGATCAGGGCGGTCGAGCTGGCCGGCCTGCAGCTTTCCGACATCGACGTCCTGGTGACGCACCAGGCCAACCTGCGCATCGTCGAGTCCATCGCCAAGAAGCTGGTGGCCGCCGGCGCCAACCCGCAGATGCGGGTGGCGAAGGACATCGTCACCTCCGGCAACACGTCGTCGGCGTCGATCCCGATCGCCCTCGACCGGATGCGCCAGGCCGGCCACGTATCCCCCGGAGAAATCGTCCTGGCCGTCGGCTTCGGCGCCGGGCTCACCTACGCGGGCCAGGTCTTCCGCTGTCCGTGA
- a CDS encoding acyltransferase family protein, producing MTSKSRDGRTGLAAPGRAAGQTRRGQRPYATGLDGIRAIAVVCVVLYHAGVPGFRGGFVGVDLFFVLSGYLVTTLMQREHDLTGRLDVPAFFRRRATRLLPALGFMLVVVCAATLMLGRDLGAGLRSQLLGAFTFSSNWVQISTGSSYVDRAEPAVLTHLWSLAVEEQFYLLWPAIALLLLGAVGARHRRVGLVLAAALASGALMATTFSSGMDPTRVYVGTDTHGFGLLLGAALALGRPSSDVDPVRRTRPIAPTGLACSAGPIALLTVLTGVAVLTDSSPLTFRGGLFGIDIAAVVLVAVTVRGAGPVARLLGHRALRWWGLRSYALYLWHWPALVIADRTLSAIVGRTASAAIAIGVAVVAAEVSWRIVEQPVRRWGVAGYLASIRVTLLGGPVRVRRRSAGWAAAGSFALVLALAACSVVAAPRESELAVSLAAGEQAIAAAGHSTDPDPSPRTAPAVSHRQSSSVAAPVMNGLPTSSTTTTSTSTSTTTTNSGSTSTTSSTSTSRSPGKPLMTPSLPPSTNPRSPQHTTAAPPPSRAVRRPVTVAVRAPPEVPAITGGDLSAIGDSVMLASAPALLARFPGADLDAVVGRQLWDLGSVIAPKIAEGTLRRDLVVGLGTNGTDSAGHIEAALTQVPASTVVVLVNSYVPDGWQDVANTSLATAAASRPHTCVADWHGAISARPGLLGADGIHPSGPGGELYASVITDALSRCR from the coding sequence ATGACGTCGAAATCCCGGGACGGCCGGACGGGTCTGGCCGCGCCGGGCCGGGCCGCCGGGCAGACTCGTCGTGGACAGCGCCCCTACGCCACCGGTCTGGATGGCATCCGAGCCATCGCCGTCGTCTGCGTGGTGCTATATCACGCGGGGGTGCCCGGCTTTCGCGGCGGCTTCGTCGGCGTCGACCTGTTCTTCGTGCTGTCCGGGTACCTGGTGACGACCCTGATGCAACGGGAACACGATCTGACCGGACGCCTGGACGTACCCGCGTTCTTCCGGCGGCGTGCCACACGTCTGCTGCCCGCGCTGGGATTCATGCTCGTCGTCGTCTGTGCCGCGACCTTGATGCTCGGGCGGGACCTGGGAGCCGGTCTGCGGAGCCAACTACTGGGGGCCTTCACCTTCTCCAGCAACTGGGTGCAGATCTCGACCGGGTCGTCCTACGTCGACCGGGCGGAACCGGCGGTGCTGACCCACCTGTGGTCACTTGCCGTCGAGGAGCAGTTCTACCTGCTGTGGCCGGCGATCGCCCTGTTGTTGCTCGGCGCCGTCGGAGCCCGGCACCGCCGGGTGGGACTCGTCCTCGCGGCTGCGCTCGCATCGGGTGCGTTGATGGCCACCACGTTCTCCTCCGGGATGGATCCGACCAGGGTCTACGTCGGGACCGACACGCACGGGTTCGGCCTCCTCCTGGGCGCCGCACTGGCTCTGGGCCGGCCGTCCTCCGACGTCGATCCGGTTCGACGGACCAGGCCGATCGCTCCGACCGGGCTCGCCTGCTCCGCCGGGCCGATCGCCCTCCTCACGGTGCTGACCGGGGTGGCGGTGCTCACGGACTCCTCCCCGCTCACCTTCCGCGGCGGTCTGTTCGGCATCGACATCGCGGCGGTCGTGCTGGTCGCCGTCACCGTGCGCGGGGCGGGTCCGGTCGCCCGGCTCCTCGGCCATCGGGCTCTTCGTTGGTGGGGGCTGCGTTCCTATGCGCTGTACCTGTGGCACTGGCCTGCGTTGGTGATCGCCGACCGGACGCTGTCGGCGATCGTCGGCCGAACGGCGTCCGCCGCCATTGCGATCGGCGTGGCGGTGGTGGCGGCGGAGGTCTCCTGGCGCATCGTCGAGCAACCCGTGCGCCGGTGGGGCGTGGCCGGCTACCTGGCATCGATCCGGGTCACCCTGCTCGGCGGTCCGGTCCGGGTCCGTCGTCGCAGCGCCGGGTGGGCGGCCGCCGGATCGTTCGCCCTCGTGCTGGCCCTGGCCGCGTGCAGCGTCGTCGCCGCTCCGCGCGAGAGCGAGCTCGCTGTGTCGCTGGCGGCGGGGGAGCAGGCCATCGCGGCCGCCGGCCACTCGACGGACCCGGATCCGTCACCCAGGACGGCGCCGGCCGTGTCGCACCGGCAATCGTCGTCGGTCGCCGCTCCGGTGATGAACGGGCTCCCCACCTCGAGCACGACCACGACCTCGACCTCGACCTCGACCACGACCACGAACTCCGGTTCGACCTCGACCACGAGCTCGACCTCGACTTCGAGGTCGCCGGGGAAGCCCCTCATGACGCCGTCGCTCCCGCCGTCGACGAACCCGCGATCGCCGCAGCACACCACGGCGGCGCCACCGCCGTCGAGGGCCGTCCGGCGCCCGGTCACCGTTGCCGTACGGGCGCCACCGGAGGTGCCGGCCATCACGGGCGGCGATCTGAGCGCCATCGGCGACTCGGTGATGCTGGCCTCGGCGCCGGCCCTCCTGGCACGCTTTCCCGGCGCCGATCTCGATGCGGTGGTGGGCCGGCAGCTGTGGGATCTGGGTTCGGTGATCGCGCCGAAAATCGCCGAGGGCACCCTGCGGCGCGATCTGGTGGTCGGCCTCGGGACCAACGGGACGGACTCGGCCGGCCACATCGAGGCCGCACTCACCCAGGTCCCGGCCTCCACGGTGGTGGTGCTGGTGAACAGCTACGTGCCGGACGGCTGGCAGGACGTGGCCAATACCAGTCTCGCCACGGCGGCGGCTTCGCGACCGCATACCTGCGTGGCGGACTGGCACGGAGCGATCAGCGCACGACCCGGGCTGCTCGGTGCGGACGGCATCCACCCGTCGGGGCCGGGCGGCGAGCTGTATGCCTCGGTCATCACGGACGCCTTGAGTCGTTGCCGGTGA
- a CDS encoding beta-ketoacyl synthase: MSNDRDVVVTGIGATTPIGGTAQETWQALLDGVSGVGPLTDPRVAQYDLPVRIGAALKVDPSEVLSRVEARRLDRSEQVALIAAREAWADAGAPEMDPERLGVVVGTGIGGAVSLMNQDDLLETEGLRKVAVLTVPMLMPNGPASTVALWVKARGAVHAPVSACASGAEALAWAFRLIKSGEVDVVIAGGAEACIHPLPIAGFSQMRAMSTRNDDPETASRPWDVDRDGFVLGEGAGMVVLEDADHARARGAKIYGRLAGVGMSNDAYHVSAPDPNGNGAARAIGKALVSADMSASEIGHVNAHATSTPVGDIPEANTAVQIFGDQVVLTANKSMTGHMLGATGAVESIATVLTLKYGIIPGTRNIFNLDPAVHADIATKNRETTITAAVNNSFGFGGHNVALVFTK; encoded by the coding sequence ATGAGCAACGACCGCGACGTCGTCGTCACCGGCATCGGCGCGACCACCCCCATCGGCGGAACTGCCCAGGAGACCTGGCAGGCATTGCTGGACGGAGTCAGCGGGGTCGGTCCGCTGACCGACCCCAGGGTGGCGCAGTACGACCTGCCGGTCCGCATCGGTGCAGCTCTCAAGGTGGATCCGTCCGAGGTGCTCTCCCGCGTGGAGGCCCGTCGGCTGGATCGGAGCGAACAGGTCGCCCTGATCGCCGCCCGCGAGGCCTGGGCCGATGCCGGTGCTCCGGAGATGGATCCGGAGCGGCTCGGCGTCGTGGTCGGTACCGGAATCGGTGGAGCCGTCAGCCTGATGAACCAGGACGACCTCCTGGAGACGGAGGGGCTGCGGAAGGTCGCCGTCCTCACCGTCCCCATGTTGATGCCGAACGGACCGGCGTCCACGGTCGCCCTGTGGGTGAAGGCCCGCGGGGCGGTCCACGCGCCCGTTTCCGCCTGCGCATCCGGTGCGGAGGCCCTGGCGTGGGCGTTCCGGCTGATCAAGTCCGGTGAGGTCGACGTGGTCATCGCCGGTGGCGCGGAGGCCTGCATCCACCCACTGCCGATCGCCGGGTTCTCGCAGATGCGGGCGATGAGCACCCGGAACGACGACCCCGAGACCGCCTCGCGCCCCTGGGACGTCGATCGGGACGGGTTCGTGCTCGGTGAGGGCGCCGGAATGGTGGTCCTGGAGGACGCCGACCACGCGAGAGCCCGCGGCGCCAAAATCTACGGCAGGCTCGCCGGGGTGGGGATGTCCAACGACGCCTACCACGTCAGCGCCCCCGACCCGAACGGCAACGGCGCGGCCCGCGCCATCGGCAAGGCGCTCGTGTCAGCGGACATGTCGGCGTCCGAGATCGGCCACGTCAACGCCCATGCGACGTCGACGCCGGTCGGCGACATCCCGGAGGCCAACACGGCGGTGCAGATCTTCGGCGACCAGGTCGTGCTGACCGCGAACAAGTCGATGACGGGCCACATGCTCGGCGCAACCGGCGCCGTCGAGAGCATCGCCACCGTCCTGACGCTCAAGTACGGGATCATCCCCGGCACCCGCAACATCTTCAATCTCGACCCTGCGGTGCACGCCGACATCGCCACCAAGAACCGCGAGACCACGATTACGGCGGCCGTCAACAACTCGTTCGGCTTCGGCGGTCACAACGTCGCCCTCGTGTTCACCAAATAG
- a CDS encoding CdaR family transcriptional regulator, giving the protein MNPTDPSASERRSVVSEPTLRKVERAASGLATRSVALMDERLPWFRSLPALQRSWVTLVAQAGIAGYVGWVGGGLDGFKLTEAVFGAAPRELARSVTLHRTVELVRIAISVAEDHLPALAADPAESAVLADSLLRYSREVAFSAAGVYAAAAESRGAWDQRLEALVVDSIVRGEGGDSLASRAAALSWDFSGPVTVVVGSPPASSRPESDPSEARRQTRFGAASSAERIRQSALIAGAAERAAGLGVAALAGLHGDRLILVLSAPDEQALSTGVDALLDTYGPGPIVRGPIGTGLSGAMNSARSALSGIRAVRAWPWAPRGVDADSLLPERVMAGDDEAREYLRRSVYTPLMVAGDPLPNTLDTYLATGGALEPTARLLFVHANTVRYRLRRIADITGLDATTSREAFVLQTAMAIGRLDDLL; this is encoded by the coding sequence GTGAACCCCACCGATCCCTCGGCGTCCGAGCGGAGGTCGGTCGTCAGCGAGCCCACGCTGCGGAAGGTGGAGCGCGCGGCCAGCGGCCTGGCCACCCGGTCGGTGGCGTTGATGGACGAGCGTCTGCCCTGGTTCCGATCCCTGCCCGCCCTGCAACGGAGTTGGGTCACGCTCGTCGCGCAGGCCGGGATCGCCGGCTACGTCGGTTGGGTCGGCGGCGGGCTCGACGGATTCAAGCTGACCGAGGCGGTGTTCGGTGCGGCGCCGAGGGAGCTGGCGCGGAGCGTCACGCTGCACCGCACCGTCGAGCTGGTGAGGATCGCGATCTCGGTCGCCGAGGACCATCTGCCGGCGCTGGCCGCCGACCCGGCCGAGTCTGCCGTGCTGGCCGACTCGCTGCTGCGGTACTCCCGGGAGGTCGCCTTCTCGGCGGCCGGCGTCTACGCCGCGGCGGCCGAATCACGGGGGGCCTGGGACCAGCGACTGGAGGCCCTGGTCGTGGACAGCATCGTCCGCGGAGAGGGGGGCGACTCCCTCGCCTCCCGGGCGGCCGCGTTGAGCTGGGACTTCTCCGGCCCGGTGACGGTGGTGGTCGGGTCGCCCCCGGCCTCGTCGAGGCCCGAGAGCGACCCGTCCGAGGCGAGACGCCAAACCAGGTTCGGTGCCGCGTCCTCGGCCGAGCGCATTCGGCAGTCGGCCCTGATCGCCGGTGCGGCGGAACGAGCCGCCGGCCTGGGTGTCGCCGCCCTGGCCGGTCTCCACGGTGACCGCCTCATCCTGGTGCTGTCGGCTCCGGACGAACAAGCCCTTTCGACCGGCGTGGACGCGCTGCTGGACACCTATGGACCCGGCCCGATCGTCCGCGGCCCCATCGGCACCGGGCTGTCCGGTGCGATGAACTCGGCCCGCTCGGCCCTTTCCGGGATCAGGGCGGTGCGGGCCTGGCCCTGGGCTCCGCGCGGTGTCGATGCCGACAGCCTCCTGCCCGAGCGGGTCATGGCCGGCGATGACGAGGCACGGGAATACTTGCGCCGCAGCGTCTATACCCCCCTGATGGTCGCCGGCGATCCGTTGCCGAACACCCTGGACACCTACCTCGCCACCGGCGGCGCACTGGAACCCACCGCGCGTCTGCTCTTCGTGCACGCCAACACCGTCCGGTACCGGTTGCGCCGGATCGCCGACATCACCGGCCTGGACGCGACCACCAGTCGGGAGGCGTTCGTCCTGCAGACGGCCATGGCCATCGGCCGGCTCGACGATCTCCTGTGA
- a CDS encoding DUF3145 domain-containing protein, producing the protein MTRGSNASGGNSQGVIFVHSAPAAICPHVEWAISGVIGDRVSLSWTAQPASPGQLRAEVGWKGEAGTAGRIASALRAWPMLRFEITENASGTADGERVCHVPGRGIWRSGMSANGDVVLGEDQIRSLMERATSLDGLRHALSSAIGSEVDAELEPFRRAGEGTPVTWLHQVG; encoded by the coding sequence GTGACTCGTGGGTCGAATGCGTCCGGAGGAAATTCTCAGGGCGTCATCTTTGTGCACTCGGCACCGGCGGCGATCTGCCCGCACGTCGAGTGGGCGATCTCGGGCGTGATCGGGGATCGGGTGTCGCTGTCCTGGACGGCGCAACCGGCGTCTCCGGGTCAGCTGCGCGCCGAGGTCGGCTGGAAGGGCGAGGCCGGCACCGCCGGACGGATTGCGTCCGCTCTGCGCGCCTGGCCGATGCTGCGCTTCGAGATCACCGAGAACGCGAGCGGGACAGCCGACGGGGAGCGCGTCTGCCACGTCCCGGGTCGCGGCATCTGGCGGTCCGGGATGTCTGCCAACGGTGACGTCGTTCTCGGCGAGGACCAGATCCGCTCGCTGATGGAACGGGCCACGAGCCTGGACGGTCTGCGTCATGCGCTGTCGTCGGCCATCGGGTCCGAGGTGGACGCCGAGCTGGAGCCCTTCCGGCGCGCTGGCGAGGGCACCCCCGTGACCTGGCTGCACCAGGTCGGCTGA
- a CDS encoding acyl carrier protein, whose translation MSNEDTLAGLGEIVEEVAGVPAADVTADKSFTDDLDIDSLSMVEIAVQAEDKFGVKIPDDELAKLKTVGDAVTYIEANKV comes from the coding sequence GTGAGCAACGAGGACACCCTCGCCGGCCTCGGCGAGATCGTCGAAGAGGTCGCCGGCGTCCCGGCTGCCGACGTCACCGCCGACAAGTCCTTCACCGACGACCTGGACATCGACTCGCTGTCGATGGTCGAGATCGCGGTGCAGGCCGAGGACAAGTTCGGTGTGAAGATCCCGGACGACGAGCTGGCCAAGCTCAAGACCGTTGGTGACGCCGTCACCTACATCGAGGCCAACAAGGTATGA
- a CDS encoding sensor domain-containing diguanylate cyclase, producing MGGRAVDRLGRALRGGRRRAGRLFGRGGTGARLESERRFREVFLASPVGMALADENGLFVEVNPAWCALLGRPPEALLGHSATEFIHDEDLRQRSPTGELPGRTIDEDGVLRVERRWVRPDGEIRWGWLSVASVHGPAGEKWTLAHAQDLTERKRVESELQQSQNTLTAVARVAHCVQSGEDPRPVLAAEVRWLSQASSVTILESTGVGTLTVTHSLGHELAGVQIRTMTGAILRIWLGGPPEFITEAGDDDWGFGDLPVPASTASSWWQPLSDSESIIGVLVVTWDHVVDGPDGRSVTSVRALADEAASVLTAARVRMELETLADTDALTGLSNRRGWQASLRDLASTARQSGRPLTLALIDLDHFKSYNDAYGHHHGDVLLRNFAARAQGMLRKADVIARWGGEEFAIGLPGCGAADAGPLLDRLRQVVPDGQTCSIGYATLLPTESPTECLVRADSMLYRAKREGRNRVVGAADSTAPSAD from the coding sequence ATGGGCGGAAGGGCGGTAGACAGACTTGGCCGCGCCCTGCGCGGAGGGCGTCGGCGCGCCGGTCGGCTGTTCGGCCGCGGCGGGACCGGGGCCCGCCTGGAATCCGAGCGAAGATTCCGAGAGGTCTTCCTGGCCAGCCCGGTGGGGATGGCGCTGGCCGACGAGAACGGGTTGTTCGTCGAGGTCAACCCGGCCTGGTGTGCACTGCTCGGGCGTCCCCCCGAGGCCTTGCTCGGGCATTCGGCGACGGAGTTCATCCACGACGAGGACCTGCGCCAACGCAGCCCGACGGGAGAACTCCCCGGGCGGACGATCGACGAGGACGGCGTGCTCCGGGTCGAGCGGCGATGGGTCCGGCCGGACGGCGAAATCCGGTGGGGCTGGCTGTCGGTCGCTTCCGTGCACGGCCCGGCCGGCGAGAAGTGGACCCTGGCCCACGCGCAGGACCTGACCGAACGCAAGCGCGTCGAGTCGGAACTGCAGCAGTCGCAGAACACCCTGACCGCGGTGGCACGGGTCGCCCACTGCGTGCAGTCCGGTGAGGATCCTCGTCCCGTGCTGGCCGCCGAGGTCCGCTGGCTCTCCCAGGCGTCGTCGGTCACGATCCTGGAGTCGACCGGGGTGGGCACCCTGACGGTGACCCACAGTCTGGGACACGAACTGGCCGGCGTCCAGATCCGGACGATGACCGGCGCGATCCTGCGCATCTGGCTGGGCGGGCCACCCGAGTTCATCACCGAGGCCGGCGACGACGACTGGGGCTTCGGCGACCTACCCGTCCCGGCGTCGACCGCAAGCTCCTGGTGGCAGCCGCTGTCGGACAGCGAGAGCATCATCGGCGTTCTGGTCGTGACCTGGGACCACGTCGTCGACGGACCCGACGGCCGGTCGGTGACATCGGTCAGAGCTCTGGCCGACGAAGCCGCCTCGGTGCTGACCGCCGCGAGGGTACGGATGGAACTCGAGACACTGGCCGACACCGATGCCCTGACGGGTCTGTCGAATCGGCGGGGGTGGCAGGCGAGCCTGCGGGATCTGGCCTCGACGGCGCGGCAGTCCGGCCGCCCGTTGACCCTGGCCCTGATCGATCTCGATCACTTCAAGTCGTACAACGATGCCTACGGTCATCACCACGGCGACGTGCTGCTGCGGAATTTTGCGGCACGGGCCCAGGGCATGCTGCGCAAGGCGGACGTGATCGCCCGGTGGGGCGGTGAGGAGTTCGCGATCGGACTGCCGGGCTGCGGAGCCGCGGACGCCGGACCACTGCTCGACCGCCTGCGGCAGGTCGTCCCGGACGGCCAGACCTGCTCGATCGGGTACGCGACCCTGTTGCCCACCGAATCGCCGACCGAGTGCCTCGTGCGAGCAGACTCCATGCTCTACCGCGCCAAGCGGGAGGGTCGCAACCGCGTGGTCGGGGCCGCCGATTCGACCGCGCCATCCGCCGACTGA